The following proteins are encoded in a genomic region of Bombus pyrosoma isolate SC7728 linkage group LG1, ASM1482585v1, whole genome shotgun sequence:
- the LOC122575689 gene encoding patronin isoform X25 yields the protein MWSAITRLFVKGKTEESAPRTKDWTCDGVPDTVVHVFDAMDRNAGDDRRKGPAGEQHHDGAESEHFSDAYDSRQAKQRASVKWLLSKAYNNRVPENLRDPYYIDNENQEHLKPQIVHALSNAELYCLALANIYSDPNYHNQNHCGILQALARKGVYLAEPNNTQLTETILIQNSPLKMSAHMAVIEGLMVLYAKEVVTGDRVVSAIRRFDPQAEVDVPADHEKGLLLWISHASNALIAKIQAEEGAGDKTRLPELPAAKDFQSLCDGVGLAAVVAFYCPGELNWMDIRVSKRPSVADALHNLSLVHAFCNRCLPYSIFHMLPEDVTYMRGCMKQNLVVFLADMYNVLEIHPAKCVRYPGEERAMQFLDACPRNSHGVAHKRSLPQSIAPIPDLRSNLSVSAPGFTVAKAPSSSSVKKSQSLQQTAENYSHDDRRAGSEESFVVHRGKGIPTLSSVADEKSITRIDAAGRPSNWEEQRRSSYAGRRSRRNSVSDDSQLTIENFGGSQDNLHNFGRNPDKEVGAHIGKRSTTEPTLPARSSVQDVYGSGVQHILSDNGYDKEEPPRLRRQTSNSSLDNVALKQILHSSENVNSDGDTSKLASFANLSRQSSEKGINLTYTEQERDDSKSNLSSKKLGQTNGNRNGEKKTTFATLPNTTTWQQQSNQQSQQMEQHSVADENGGNTIMASQLNNIRLKLEEKRRHIENEKRRMEVVMSKQRQKVGKAAFLQAVTKLYLVGKVKSPSSSTSGGDSPAEIGPPTPVTSGSSGETPTSVSETTPVTQQPSQEKPQRPFSLKEISEDVRDVEHKWLEHDGNAPFIETRRTPDIENMDLEQYHQSISQMNNSLSEIQADIQRLANQQNQIQQQHLMTQHQQQIQQQFQQLQSLSQQHMQNFGMAPINPLTSKLQDTQQSQFYLHDQPQLQRRMWGQPPPTQSLANEMAAVGYQQSMDPRYSTQPTPYQQDMRLYQDTRNWGTHPPQQKGFVLHDTPQEPRYLNGGDHSLCNNQMSHPGPTYPSSTSIFNQTPPSSASPQHRNAVHRISQLMSESPEPKRPTVHHIPIKCESPTEKRQITAMHAPVPAPPVDDMKPQNISFIGNDDELTQGIRGLNITSGSRTYRIPSPTRPSISRNSFQPHPSLREATPSPSGTPEVTPLDPTDAGEKGFYICFDNDAPKKPKPTLRVKRTSPKKERGVSSYVDSEDFTMRPDSPSAIVMDRQKQLEIQRDSDREKQRQIDERDFQRQEIRDREIQREGEREKQRERHEMSGESRQSGVGLIIGNQLANPDPNSLDEMERKKERIMLLSLQRRQQQEEMKERKEVEAQARREQEKLKAEERARKKEEERQRRAAILEQHKVKKAIEEAEREGKVIDKELLNTIKPTKLRNKTATTRPRPKTIHVDAGTELDSGALTPSRGKKGSSSNLSTDTDSGLGRATPPRRAPSPGMGSMRHLPSPSGPGSLPPGLMTKRRVFDDGSSDISSTPSSMMDYNGPRLYKQPTTKSNRGIMLNAVEYCVFPGTVNKEAKRRVLDEIARSESKHFLILFRDAGCQFRALYSYCPDREEVSKLYGTGPKQVMDKMFDKFFKYNSGAKCFSQVHTKHLTVTIDAFTIHNSLWQGKKVNLPNKKDMPLVI from the exons AACCAAGAACACCTGAAGCCGCAGATCGTCCACGCACTTTCCAATGCGGAACTATACTGTTTGGCGCTGGCGAACATCTATTCGGATCCAAATTATCACAATCAGAATCATTGCGGTATTCTCCAAGCCTTGGCCAGAAAGGGTGTTTACCTCGCGGAGCCAAACAATACTCAACTCACCGAAACGATCCTCATTCAAAATTCACCACTCAAGATG TCCGCGCATATGGCTGTGATAGAGGGCCTGATGGTCTTGTACGCGAAGGAAGTAGTGACTGGAGATCGAGTAGTTTCGGCAATCCGACGGTTCGACCCTCAGGCGGAGGTGGATGTGCCAGCGGACCACGAGAAAGGACTTCTTCTCTGGATCAGCCACGCATCAAATGCGTTGATTGCCAAGATCCAGGCGGAGGAAGGTGCCGGTGATAAAACGCGACTGCCAGAACTGCCAGCTGCCAAGGACTTCCAATCGTTATGCGATGGTGTCGGCCTTGCCGCCGTTGTGGCCTTCTACTGCCCCGGCGAGCTCAATTGGATGGACATCAGGGTGTCGAAGAGACCGTCGGTCGCGGACGCGCTGCACAACTTGTCGCTGGTCCACGCGTTTTGTAACCGATGCTTACCCTATTCCATTTTTCATATGCTACCCGAAGACGTGACGTATATGAGGGG GTGCATGAAGCAAAATTTAGTCGTTTTCTTGGCGGACATGTACAACGTATTGGAAATTCATCCGGCGAAATGTGTACGTTATCCAGGCGAGGAAAGGGCGATGCAGTTCTTAGATG CCTGCCCGCGCAATAGTCATGGCGTAGCTCATAAAAGAAGTCTGCCACAGTCTATAGCTCCGATACCTGATCTGAGAAGCAACCTCTCCGTATCCGCGCCAGGCTTCACAG ttgCAAAAGCACCGTCATCCTCCTCTGTCAAGAAGTCACAATCACTGCAACAAACTGCCGAAAATTATTCTCACGACGACAG ACGAGCAGGGAGCGAAGAAAGTTTCGTAGTCCATCGTGGCAAAGGCATCCCTACGTTAAGCTCCGTAGCAGACGAGAAATCTATAACTAGAATAGATGCCGCTGGTCGGCCAAGCAATTGGGAAGAACAGAGGAGAAGCTCGTACGCTGGCCGACGATCTAGGCGTAACAGTGTTTCGGATGACTCTCAGCTGACCATTGAGAACTTTGGTGGATCTCAG GATAATTTACACAACTTCGGCAGAAATCCAGACAAGGAGGTCGGCGCGCACATTGGCAAACGAAGCACCACAGAGCCGACACTACCAGCAAGATCTAGCGTTCAGGATGTGTACGGTAGCGGAGTGCAGCATATTTTATCAGATAACGGATACGATAAGGAAGAACCGCCGAGATTAAGAAGACAGACCTCAAACTCTAGCTTGGACAACGTCGCGCTCAAGCAAATTTTACATTCCAGCGAGAACGTTAATTCGGACGGGGATACGTCCAAGTTAGCCAGCTTCGCGAATTTAAGCAGGCAAAGCTCCGAGAAGGGGATCAACTTGACATACACGGAACAAGAACGCGACGACAGCAAGTCGAATCTGTCGAGTAAGAAACTTGGCCAGACCAATGGTAATAGAAATGGTGAGAAGAAAACGACGTTCGCCACGTTACCGAATACGACCACGTGGCAGCAACAGAGCAACCAGCAATCTCAACAGATGGAACAACACTCTGTtg CAGACGAGAACGGAGGTAACACGATTATGGCCTCACAACTGAATAATATTAGATTGAAGTTGGAGGAGAAACGACGTCACATAGAAAACGAGAAGAGAAGGATGGAAGTCGTGATGTCGAAACAACGGCAGAAAGTGGGCAAAGCTGCGTTCCTGCAAGCTGTCACGAAG CTGTACTTGGTG GGTAAGGTTAAATCTCCCTCTTCATCAACATCTGGGGGGGACAGTCCGGCTGAAATTGGTCCCCCCACTCCTGTAACCTCCGGATCTTCGGGGGAGACCCCGACAAGTGTTTCCGAGACGACCCCCGTAACCCAACAACCCTCTCAAGAAAAACCACAGAGACCCTTCTCGCTCAAG GAAATTAGTGAGGATGTTCGGGATGTTGAACATAAATGGTTAGAGCATGACGGTAACGCCCCATTTATTGAAACAAGACGCACTCCAGATATTGAGAACATGGATCTTGAGCAATATCATCAATCTATATCACA AATGAATAACAGTCTTAGTGAAATACAAGCTGATATACAACGTTTAGCAAATCAGCAAAATCAAATACAGCAGCAGCATTTAATGACACAGCATCAACAGCAAATACAGCAACAGTTTCAGCAATTGCAAAGTCTTAGTCAACAACATATGcaa AATTTTGGAATGGCGCCTATAAATCCATTAACATCCAAATTACAAGATACTCAGCAATCTCAGTTCTATCTACATGATCAACCCCAATTGCAAAGACGAATGTGGGGTCAACCACCTCCAACTCAAAGCTTAGCAAATGAAATGGCTGCTGTGGGCTATCAACAATCAATGGATCCACGATATAGTACTCAACCAACAC CTTATCAACAAGATATGCGCTTATATCAAGATACACGAAATTGGGGAACGCATCCACCTCAACAGAAAGGATTTGTTCTACACGATACTCCTCAAGAACCGAGGTACCTCAATGGTGGAGATCATAGTCTTTGTAATAATCAAATGAGTCATCCTGGTCCTACATATCCATCATCTACATCTATCTTTAATCAAACACCACCATCTTCTGCTAGTCCACAACATCGCAATGCT GTTCATCGAATAAGTCAGTTAATGAGTGAAAGTCCTGAACCAAAAAGGCCAACTGTACATCATATACCGATTAAGTGTGAAAGCCCTACCGAAAAAAGACAAATTACTGCAATGCATGCACCTGTTCCAGCTCCACCTGTTGATGACATGAAGCCTCagaatatatcatttattg GAAATGATGATGAGCTTACACAAGGTATAAGAGGTTTAAACATCACGTCCGGCAGCCGTACATATAGAATTCCATCACCAACTAGACCTTCAATATCACGTAATTCATTTCAACCTCATCCATCATTAAGAGAAGCCACACCATCTCCATCAGGTACACCAGAGGTAACACCTTTAGATCCAACGGATGCTGGTGAAAAAGGATTTTATATCTGCTTTGATAATGACGCGCCGAAGAAACCAAAACCAACCCTTAGAGTGAAAAGGACATCCCCTAAAAAG gAAAGAGGCGTGTCTTCATATGTTGACAGTGAAGATTTTACGATGCGTCCTGACTCTCCTTCTGCGATTGTTATGGATAGGCAGAAACAGCTGGAAATTCAACGAGATTCTGATCGAGAAAAGCAGCGTCAGATAGACGAGAGAGACTTCCAACGGCAAGAAATTAGAGATAGAGAAATacaaagagaaggagaaagagaaaagcaaaGAGAACGACACGAGATGAGTGGAGAGAGCCGACAATCTGGAGTTGGTTTAATAATTGGAAATCAATTAGCAAATCCTGATCCA AATTCTCTTGATGAAATGGAACGGAAAAAAGAACGTATAATGCTCTTATCATTACAAAGAAGACAGCAACAAGAAGagatgaaagagagaaaagaggtaGAAGCGCAAGCTCGTCGAgaacaagaaaaattgaaagcagAAGAAAGAGCTCgtaaaaaggaagaggaaaggcAACGAAGGGCAGCTATTTTAGAACAACATAAAGTAAAGAAAGCAATAGAAGAGGCAGAAAGAGAA GGCAAGGTTATCGATAAAGAACTTCTTAATACAATAAAACCAACGAAATTGCGTAACAAGACTGCAACAACTCGACCTCGACCCAAAACGATTCATGTGGATGCTGGTACGGAGTTGGATTCTGGAGCTCTTACGCCGAGCCGTGGAAAGAAGGGTTCTTCTTCTAATCTAAGTACAG ATACGGACAGCGGACTGGGCAGAGCTACACCTCCTAGGAGAGCACCGAGTCCGGGCATGGGTAGCATGAGGCATCTTCCGTCGCCATCAGGACCTGGTTCTTTACCTCCCGGTTTGATGACCAAGAGACGCGTGTTCGATGATGGTAGCAGCGATATCAGTAGTACACCAAGTTCGATGATGGACTATAATG GTCCGAGATTGTATAAACAACCAACCACCAAGTCAAATCGTGGCATTATGCTAAACGCTGTGGAGTATTGTGTATTTCCGGGAACGGTAAATAAGGAAGCGAAGAGAAGAGTTTTGGACGAAATTGCAAGATCAGAAAGCAAGCattttcttatcttatttCGAGATGCTGGCTGTCAATTCCGGGCTCTCTACTCATACTGCCCAGATAGAGAAGAAGTTTCAAAGTTATATGGTACCGGACCGAAACAAGTCATGGATAAAATGttcgacaaatttttcaa ATACAATTCAGGAGCAAAATGCTTTTCTCAAGTACACACAAAGCATCTGACTGTGACCATAGATGCCTTTACGATACACAACAGCCTTTGGCAAGGTAAAAAGGTGAATTTGCCGAACAAGAAAGACATGCCTCTCGTCATATAG
- the LOC122575689 gene encoding patronin isoform X3 has protein sequence MWSAITRLFVKGKTEESAPRTKDWTCDGVPDTVVHVFDAMDRNAGDDRRKGPAGEQHHDGAESEHFSDAYDSRQAKQRASVKWLLSKAYNNRVPENLRDPYYIDNENQEHLKPQIVHALSNAELYCLALANIYSDPNYHNQNHCGILQALARKGVYLAEPNNTQLTETILIQNSPLKMSAHMAVIEGLMVLYAKEVVTGDRVVSAIRRFDPQAEVDVPADHEKGLLLWISHASNALIAKIQAEEGAGDKTRLPELPAAKDFQSLCDGVGLAAVVAFYCPGELNWMDIRVSKRPSVADALHNLSLVHAFCNRCLPYSIFHMLPEDVTYMRGCMKQNLVVFLADMYNVLEIHPAKCVRYPGEERAMQFLDACPRNSHGVAHKRSLPQSIAPIPDLRSNLSVSAPGFTVAKAPSSSSVKKSQSLQQTAENYSHDDRRAGSEESFVVHRGKGIPTLSSVADEKSITRIDAAGRPSNWEEQRRSSYAGRRSRRNSVSDDSQLTIENFGGSQDNLHNFGRNPDKEVGAHIGKRSTTEPTLPARSSVQDVYGSGVQHILSDNGYDKEEPPRLRRQTSNSSLDNVALKQILHSSENVNSDGDTSKLASFANLSRQSSEKGINLTYTEQERDDSKSNLSSKKLGQTNGNRNGEKKTTFATLPNTTTWQQQSNQQSQQMEQHSVADENGGNTIMASQLNNIRLKLEEKRRHIENEKRRMEVVMSKQRQKVGKAAFLQAVTKGKVKSPSSSTSGGDSPAEIGPPTPVTSGSSGETPTSVSETTPVTQQPSQEKPQRPFSLKEISEDVRDVEHKWLEHDGNAPFIETRRTPDIENMDLEQYHQSISQMNNSLSEIQADIQRLANQQNQIQQQHLMTQHQQQIQQQFQQLQSLSQQHMQNFGMAPINPLTSKLQDTQQSQFYLHDQPQLQRRMWGQPPPTQSLANEMAAVGYQQSMDPRYSTQPTPYQQDMRLYQDTRNWGTHPPQQKGFVLHDTPQEPRYLNGGDHSLCNNQMSHPGPTYPSSTSIFNQTPPSSASPQHRNAVHRISQLMSESPEPKRPTVHHIPIKCESPTEKRQITAMHAPVPAPPVDDMKPQNISFIGNDDELTQGIRGLNITSGSRTYRIPSPTRPSISRNSFQPHPSLREATPSPSGTPEVTPLDPTDAGEKGFYICFDNDAPKKPKPTLRVKRTSPKKERGVSSYVDSEDFTMRPDSPSAIVMDRQKQLEIQRDSDREKQRQIDERDFQRQEIRDREIQREGEREKQRERHEMSGESRQSGVGLIIGNQLANPDPNSLDEMERKKERIMLLSLQRRQQQEEMKERKEVEAQARREQEKLKAEERARKKEEERQRRAAILEQHKVKKAIEEAEREGKVIDKELLNTIKPTKLRNKTATTRPRPKTIHVDAGTELDSGALTPSRGKKGSSSNLSTASLTSPTMRRDYYRGSQDSLTAAHFDERRSGPLYRGGSLRVSSVDSPDDGRGSSPCRSMNQLGRRGSYKTSRDVQEPQQQVRGRPKYPSYQNFKGRKSNSLMNLCGSSSDQDGMMCRYTDTDSGLGRATPPRRAPSPGMGSMRHLPSPSGPGSLPPGLMTKRRVFDDGSSDISSTPSSMMDYNGPRLYKQPTTKSNRGIMLNAVEYCVFPGTVNKEAKRRVLDEIARSESKHFLILFRDAGCQFRALYSYCPDREEVSKLYGTGPKQVMDKMFDKFFKYNSGAKCFSQVHTKHLTVTIDAFTIHNSLWQGKKVNLPNKKDMPLVI, from the exons AACCAAGAACACCTGAAGCCGCAGATCGTCCACGCACTTTCCAATGCGGAACTATACTGTTTGGCGCTGGCGAACATCTATTCGGATCCAAATTATCACAATCAGAATCATTGCGGTATTCTCCAAGCCTTGGCCAGAAAGGGTGTTTACCTCGCGGAGCCAAACAATACTCAACTCACCGAAACGATCCTCATTCAAAATTCACCACTCAAGATG TCCGCGCATATGGCTGTGATAGAGGGCCTGATGGTCTTGTACGCGAAGGAAGTAGTGACTGGAGATCGAGTAGTTTCGGCAATCCGACGGTTCGACCCTCAGGCGGAGGTGGATGTGCCAGCGGACCACGAGAAAGGACTTCTTCTCTGGATCAGCCACGCATCAAATGCGTTGATTGCCAAGATCCAGGCGGAGGAAGGTGCCGGTGATAAAACGCGACTGCCAGAACTGCCAGCTGCCAAGGACTTCCAATCGTTATGCGATGGTGTCGGCCTTGCCGCCGTTGTGGCCTTCTACTGCCCCGGCGAGCTCAATTGGATGGACATCAGGGTGTCGAAGAGACCGTCGGTCGCGGACGCGCTGCACAACTTGTCGCTGGTCCACGCGTTTTGTAACCGATGCTTACCCTATTCCATTTTTCATATGCTACCCGAAGACGTGACGTATATGAGGGG GTGCATGAAGCAAAATTTAGTCGTTTTCTTGGCGGACATGTACAACGTATTGGAAATTCATCCGGCGAAATGTGTACGTTATCCAGGCGAGGAAAGGGCGATGCAGTTCTTAGATG CCTGCCCGCGCAATAGTCATGGCGTAGCTCATAAAAGAAGTCTGCCACAGTCTATAGCTCCGATACCTGATCTGAGAAGCAACCTCTCCGTATCCGCGCCAGGCTTCACAG ttgCAAAAGCACCGTCATCCTCCTCTGTCAAGAAGTCACAATCACTGCAACAAACTGCCGAAAATTATTCTCACGACGACAG ACGAGCAGGGAGCGAAGAAAGTTTCGTAGTCCATCGTGGCAAAGGCATCCCTACGTTAAGCTCCGTAGCAGACGAGAAATCTATAACTAGAATAGATGCCGCTGGTCGGCCAAGCAATTGGGAAGAACAGAGGAGAAGCTCGTACGCTGGCCGACGATCTAGGCGTAACAGTGTTTCGGATGACTCTCAGCTGACCATTGAGAACTTTGGTGGATCTCAG GATAATTTACACAACTTCGGCAGAAATCCAGACAAGGAGGTCGGCGCGCACATTGGCAAACGAAGCACCACAGAGCCGACACTACCAGCAAGATCTAGCGTTCAGGATGTGTACGGTAGCGGAGTGCAGCATATTTTATCAGATAACGGATACGATAAGGAAGAACCGCCGAGATTAAGAAGACAGACCTCAAACTCTAGCTTGGACAACGTCGCGCTCAAGCAAATTTTACATTCCAGCGAGAACGTTAATTCGGACGGGGATACGTCCAAGTTAGCCAGCTTCGCGAATTTAAGCAGGCAAAGCTCCGAGAAGGGGATCAACTTGACATACACGGAACAAGAACGCGACGACAGCAAGTCGAATCTGTCGAGTAAGAAACTTGGCCAGACCAATGGTAATAGAAATGGTGAGAAGAAAACGACGTTCGCCACGTTACCGAATACGACCACGTGGCAGCAACAGAGCAACCAGCAATCTCAACAGATGGAACAACACTCTGTtg CAGACGAGAACGGAGGTAACACGATTATGGCCTCACAACTGAATAATATTAGATTGAAGTTGGAGGAGAAACGACGTCACATAGAAAACGAGAAGAGAAGGATGGAAGTCGTGATGTCGAAACAACGGCAGAAAGTGGGCAAAGCTGCGTTCCTGCAAGCTGTCACGAAG GGTAAGGTTAAATCTCCCTCTTCATCAACATCTGGGGGGGACAGTCCGGCTGAAATTGGTCCCCCCACTCCTGTAACCTCCGGATCTTCGGGGGAGACCCCGACAAGTGTTTCCGAGACGACCCCCGTAACCCAACAACCCTCTCAAGAAAAACCACAGAGACCCTTCTCGCTCAAG GAAATTAGTGAGGATGTTCGGGATGTTGAACATAAATGGTTAGAGCATGACGGTAACGCCCCATTTATTGAAACAAGACGCACTCCAGATATTGAGAACATGGATCTTGAGCAATATCATCAATCTATATCACA AATGAATAACAGTCTTAGTGAAATACAAGCTGATATACAACGTTTAGCAAATCAGCAAAATCAAATACAGCAGCAGCATTTAATGACACAGCATCAACAGCAAATACAGCAACAGTTTCAGCAATTGCAAAGTCTTAGTCAACAACATATGcaa AATTTTGGAATGGCGCCTATAAATCCATTAACATCCAAATTACAAGATACTCAGCAATCTCAGTTCTATCTACATGATCAACCCCAATTGCAAAGACGAATGTGGGGTCAACCACCTCCAACTCAAAGCTTAGCAAATGAAATGGCTGCTGTGGGCTATCAACAATCAATGGATCCACGATATAGTACTCAACCAACAC CTTATCAACAAGATATGCGCTTATATCAAGATACACGAAATTGGGGAACGCATCCACCTCAACAGAAAGGATTTGTTCTACACGATACTCCTCAAGAACCGAGGTACCTCAATGGTGGAGATCATAGTCTTTGTAATAATCAAATGAGTCATCCTGGTCCTACATATCCATCATCTACATCTATCTTTAATCAAACACCACCATCTTCTGCTAGTCCACAACATCGCAATGCT GTTCATCGAATAAGTCAGTTAATGAGTGAAAGTCCTGAACCAAAAAGGCCAACTGTACATCATATACCGATTAAGTGTGAAAGCCCTACCGAAAAAAGACAAATTACTGCAATGCATGCACCTGTTCCAGCTCCACCTGTTGATGACATGAAGCCTCagaatatatcatttattg GAAATGATGATGAGCTTACACAAGGTATAAGAGGTTTAAACATCACGTCCGGCAGCCGTACATATAGAATTCCATCACCAACTAGACCTTCAATATCACGTAATTCATTTCAACCTCATCCATCATTAAGAGAAGCCACACCATCTCCATCAGGTACACCAGAGGTAACACCTTTAGATCCAACGGATGCTGGTGAAAAAGGATTTTATATCTGCTTTGATAATGACGCGCCGAAGAAACCAAAACCAACCCTTAGAGTGAAAAGGACATCCCCTAAAAAG gAAAGAGGCGTGTCTTCATATGTTGACAGTGAAGATTTTACGATGCGTCCTGACTCTCCTTCTGCGATTGTTATGGATAGGCAGAAACAGCTGGAAATTCAACGAGATTCTGATCGAGAAAAGCAGCGTCAGATAGACGAGAGAGACTTCCAACGGCAAGAAATTAGAGATAGAGAAATacaaagagaaggagaaagagaaaagcaaaGAGAACGACACGAGATGAGTGGAGAGAGCCGACAATCTGGAGTTGGTTTAATAATTGGAAATCAATTAGCAAATCCTGATCCA AATTCTCTTGATGAAATGGAACGGAAAAAAGAACGTATAATGCTCTTATCATTACAAAGAAGACAGCAACAAGAAGagatgaaagagagaaaagaggtaGAAGCGCAAGCTCGTCGAgaacaagaaaaattgaaagcagAAGAAAGAGCTCgtaaaaaggaagaggaaaggcAACGAAGGGCAGCTATTTTAGAACAACATAAAGTAAAGAAAGCAATAGAAGAGGCAGAAAGAGAA GGCAAGGTTATCGATAAAGAACTTCTTAATACAATAAAACCAACGAAATTGCGTAACAAGACTGCAACAACTCGACCTCGACCCAAAACGATTCATGTGGATGCTGGTACGGAGTTGGATTCTGGAGCTCTTACGCCGAGCCGTGGAAAGAAGGGTTCTTCTTCTAATCTAAGTACAG CGTCGCTGACTTCTCCGACGATGAGGCGAGATTACTACCGAGGCTCGCAGGACAGTCTCACTGCTGCCCATTTCGATGAACGACGTTCCGGCCCTCTTTATCGGGGCGGCAGTCTCAGGG TATCTTCCGTAGATTCACCCGACGACGGTAGAGGTTCCTCCCCTTGTCGAAGTATGAATCAACTTGGTCGACGTGGTTCCTACAAAACATCTAGAG ATGTGCAGGAGCCTCAGCAACAGGTTAGAGGCAGGCCTAAATACCCGAGTTACCAAAACTTTAAGGGGAGAAAGTCTAATTCCTTGATGAATTTGTGTG GTTCGAGTAGTGATCAAGACGGTATGATGTGTCGATACACAGATACGGACAGCGGACTGGGCAGAGCTACACCTCCTAGGAGAGCACCGAGTCCGGGCATGGGTAGCATGAGGCATCTTCCGTCGCCATCAGGACCTGGTTCTTTACCTCCCGGTTTGATGACCAAGAGACGCGTGTTCGATGATGGTAGCAGCGATATCAGTAGTACACCAAGTTCGATGATGGACTATAATG GTCCGAGATTGTATAAACAACCAACCACCAAGTCAAATCGTGGCATTATGCTAAACGCTGTGGAGTATTGTGTATTTCCGGGAACGGTAAATAAGGAAGCGAAGAGAAGAGTTTTGGACGAAATTGCAAGATCAGAAAGCAAGCattttcttatcttatttCGAGATGCTGGCTGTCAATTCCGGGCTCTCTACTCATACTGCCCAGATAGAGAAGAAGTTTCAAAGTTATATGGTACCGGACCGAAACAAGTCATGGATAAAATGttcgacaaatttttcaa ATACAATTCAGGAGCAAAATGCTTTTCTCAAGTACACACAAAGCATCTGACTGTGACCATAGATGCCTTTACGATACACAACAGCCTTTGGCAAGGTAAAAAGGTGAATTTGCCGAACAAGAAAGACATGCCTCTCGTCATATAG